In the genome of Coleofasciculus sp. FACHB-1120, the window CCAACGTCATCCGTCGTGCTGAAAACCGAGCCAAGGAACTACAAGCCGAAGGTCGGGACTATAAATTTGTGCTGGTAGGGCGCAAAGCCATCCAGTACTTCCAGCGTCGTGACCAGCCGATTGACGCTACTTATACTGGTTTAGAGCAAATTCCTACAGCAGCGGAAGCATCTAGAATCGCTGACGAACTGCTGTCCTTGTTCTTGTCAGAGAACGTAGACCGGATTGAATTGGTTTACACCAAGTTTGTCTCCTTGATTAGCTCTCGCCCAGTGGTGCAAACCTTGTTGCCGCTGACTACGCAAGGACTAGAAGCAAGAGATGATGAAATCTTCCGCCTCACAACCCGCGGTGGTGGTTTTGAGGTAACGCGGGAGAAAGTCTCTGCCCAAGTTCGAGAATTCCCACAAGACATGATCTTCGAGCAAGATCCGGTGCAAATTCTTGATGCTCTCCTACCGCTGTATCTAAATAACCAGCTGCTGCGGGCTTTGCAAGAGTCGGCAGCGAGCGAACTGGCGGCACGGATGACGGCGATGAACAATGCCAGCGACAACGCCAAGGAGCTGATTGGTTCTCTTACCCTGAA includes:
- a CDS encoding F0F1 ATP synthase subunit gamma, with the translated sequence MANLKFIRDRIQSVKNTKKITEAMRLVAAAKVRRAQQQVTATRPFADRLAQVLYGLQNRLRFEEANLPLLRNREVRSVGILVITGDRGLCGAYNTNVIRRAENRAKELQAEGRDYKFVLVGRKAIQYFQRRDQPIDATYTGLEQIPTAAEASRIADELLSLFLSENVDRIELVYTKFVSLISSRPVVQTLLPLTTQGLEARDDEIFRLTTRGGGFEVTREKVSAQVREFPQDMIFEQDPVQILDALLPLYLNNQLLRALQESAASELAARMTAMNNASDNAKELIGSLTLKYNKARQAAITQEILEVVGGAEALQG